The proteins below are encoded in one region of Sulfolobus islandicus Y.N.15.51:
- a CDS encoding ABC transporter permease, translated as MVKYSIPYLVYIIIFGIIPLILTFVIVGVNLSSAIKSSFSIAPPLEIIYNTFFFSLFIAVVSTLLGYIIAITVDMYPKKLLILLILLSFTIPFTASALIWVISFYGGYGWFTYLLGINYDPLYFSKSALFAVSLVSAWSSVPLAFLLILASLRSIPKEIKESSQIDGLTLSQYYFKIAFPYSLKGILLAFLITFVLSMGNFDLPYVMTQGGPGFSKTTLPLIVYFMMFQYDNFSGGALFASILALIASIPAIGVVLLVKSKGFRFSLPAVKIPDKVFRVLMLVVSSIIIIFLDFPVYWMVLVATRPNTLDFLKPPVLIPKEFTLSYVISSLESSVPYIISSVIVSLIVGILTILLSSLGAYEGARKFWFWLLLLSIYLYALPSTSYIIPVYLMTSDLHLINSWIGLALPSAIFTVSFAFWTMFNFYIDFPKVYEEASEIDGMKNKILRLILPLSRPFLIATFVISFTFAWHLLFYPLVLSETPYQMNFPPTGSETATIFALNAISQGSVNWALLASSALVASLPVIIVSYVAQDYMLRGLYSGGIKGA; from the coding sequence ATGGTTAAGTATTCCATCCCTTACCTAGTATATATTATAATTTTTGGCATAATACCACTAATTCTAACCTTTGTTATTGTTGGAGTTAATTTATCTAGTGCGATAAAGTCTTCCTTTAGCATTGCTCCTCCACTAGAAATAATATATAATACGTTTTTCTTTTCATTATTTATTGCAGTAGTGTCAACATTATTAGGGTATATTATAGCCATCACTGTTGACATGTATCCTAAAAAGTTACTAATTCTTTTAATATTACTATCGTTTACAATACCATTTACGGCATCAGCTTTGATATGGGTTATAAGTTTTTACGGAGGTTATGGATGGTTTACATACTTGTTGGGTATAAATTATGATCCATTATACTTTTCTAAAAGTGCATTATTTGCAGTAAGTTTAGTAAGTGCGTGGAGTTCTGTTCCTTTAGCTTTCCTTTTAATTTTGGCATCCTTGAGGAGTATTCCTAAGGAGATAAAAGAGTCTTCTCAAATAGATGGTTTAACATTATCTCAATATTACTTTAAAATAGCCTTTCCGTATTCATTAAAGGGAATTTTACTAGCGTTTTTGATAACCTTTGTCCTTTCCATGGGTAACTTTGACTTACCTTATGTTATGACTCAAGGAGGTCCAGGTTTTTCTAAAACAACATTACCATTAATTGTATACTTCATGATGTTTCAATACGATAACTTCTCTGGTGGGGCGCTTTTCGCGTCGATTTTAGCGTTAATAGCCTCAATACCAGCAATCGGCGTTGTATTACTGGTGAAAAGTAAGGGTTTCAGATTTTCTCTTCCAGCAGTAAAAATTCCTGACAAAGTATTCAGAGTGTTAATGTTAGTAGTGTCTTCAATTATCATAATATTCTTAGACTTTCCAGTATATTGGATGGTATTAGTAGCTACTAGACCAAATACCTTAGACTTTTTAAAACCTCCCGTTTTAATCCCAAAGGAGTTTACGCTCTCATACGTAATTTCATCATTAGAGTCATCTGTTCCATACATTATATCTTCAGTTATAGTATCATTGATCGTAGGTATCCTTACAATATTGTTATCTAGTCTGGGAGCATACGAGGGTGCCAGAAAGTTCTGGTTCTGGTTACTATTATTATCAATTTACCTCTATGCGTTACCATCTACCTCATACATTATTCCAGTATATTTAATGACTTCTGACTTACATTTAATAAACAGCTGGATAGGATTAGCATTGCCTTCAGCGATATTTACAGTCTCATTTGCCTTTTGGACTATGTTTAACTTTTACATAGATTTTCCAAAAGTGTATGAGGAGGCCTCTGAAATAGACGGTATGAAGAACAAGATACTAAGATTGATATTGCCACTCTCAAGACCATTTCTAATTGCGACATTCGTAATCTCATTTACATTTGCTTGGCACCTTTTATTCTATCCTTTAGTTCTAAGTGAGACTCCCTATCAGATGAACTTTCCACCAACTGGAAGTGAGACTGCAACAATTTTTGCTCTAAATGCCATAAGTCAAGGGTCAGTTAATTGGGCCTTATTAGCCTCATCAGCTTTAGTAGCATCACTACCAGTCATAATAGTATCATACGTGGCGCAAGACTACATGTTAAGGGGTTTATACTCTGGTGGTATTAAGGGAGCATGA
- a CDS encoding YkgJ family cysteine cluster protein has product MKINADQINLITKRGLRGDLKSFERLLDFLEKYEGISIIKYGMYSLIFQIAMNKFIDTSKDCEECGGKCCQIGYPVPVYGFDYEELRNRLNTDDLKKLEKIENDLFLLRRPCQFQKGWLCSIHKIKPYACLSYPFATEDEQKEVINSYDGKGVPDFKVPEYCPAGKRVKDIMNKIINDLINKLGRVPTPRELYNELKSRYYRNEETTSK; this is encoded by the coding sequence ATGAAAATTAACGCTGATCAGATTAATCTAATAACGAAGAGAGGTTTAAGAGGTGATTTGAAAAGCTTTGAGAGATTACTAGACTTTCTAGAAAAATATGAGGGTATATCTATAATAAAGTATGGTATGTATTCTTTGATATTTCAGATCGCCATGAATAAATTTATAGATACTTCAAAAGACTGTGAGGAGTGTGGAGGGAAATGTTGTCAAATTGGTTATCCCGTACCAGTTTATGGATTTGATTACGAGGAGTTAAGGAATAGGTTGAACACAGATGATTTGAAGAAATTGGAAAAAATAGAGAATGACTTATTTTTATTACGAAGGCCTTGCCAATTTCAAAAGGGATGGCTCTGCAGTATTCACAAAATTAAGCCATACGCATGTCTCTCGTATCCATTCGCAACTGAAGATGAGCAAAAGGAAGTAATTAATTCATATGATGGGAAAGGAGTTCCAGATTTCAAAGTACCGGAATATTGTCCAGCAGGGAAGCGAGTAAAGGATATTATGAACAAAATTATTAATGATTTAATTAACAAGTTGGGAAGGGTTCCTACTCCGAGAGAGTTATATAATGAGTTAAAATCAAGATATTATAGGAATGAGGAAACCACCAGTAAATGA
- a CDS encoding tetratricopeptide repeat protein: MSEILELINKGKYSEALKRIKEKIEQKKDDPELYYLMGLVYFKAGKYKRAIDSLSKAVRLKGDEAKYHCLLGYSLYGEGYANGDEKLIRRALKELQLSVEIDKDIPNKEKEYHYYMANILYELEDYEKALKEVNEALKFDNSPLVHKLKGDILFQLKKYNEAIEEYRTNLNDDKNLYAIAYTYFTIGKYKQALEYYDRAIGVNPEDPYHYEGKARTLIFMGKINEAYETIKKAIDIDPDNPYIKLTEIEVLAEIDKRRVTKVLTEYLEETEEYREVICEESKERKFKEKTRELIEKILVKFC; this comes from the coding sequence ATGAGTGAAATATTAGAGCTAATAAATAAAGGGAAATACAGTGAGGCCTTAAAGAGAATTAAAGAAAAAATAGAGCAAAAGAAAGACGATCCAGAACTATATTATTTAATGGGGCTAGTATATTTTAAGGCTGGTAAGTATAAAAGGGCAATAGATAGCTTAAGTAAAGCGGTTAGGCTAAAGGGGGATGAGGCAAAATACCATTGTCTGTTAGGTTATTCACTATATGGTGAAGGATATGCCAATGGCGATGAAAAATTAATAAGAAGGGCCTTAAAGGAACTTCAACTTTCAGTAGAGATCGATAAGGATATACCTAATAAGGAGAAGGAATATCATTACTACATGGCTAATATCTTATATGAACTAGAAGATTATGAAAAAGCTTTAAAAGAGGTTAATGAGGCTTTAAAATTTGACAACTCTCCATTAGTTCATAAGTTAAAAGGTGATATTTTATTTCAATTGAAGAAATACAACGAAGCAATTGAGGAGTATAGGACTAACTTAAACGATGATAAAAACCTCTACGCAATAGCGTATACGTATTTTACGATAGGAAAGTATAAACAAGCCCTTGAGTACTACGATAGGGCAATAGGTGTAAATCCAGAAGATCCGTATCATTACGAAGGCAAAGCTAGAACATTAATCTTTATGGGAAAAATTAATGAGGCTTATGAGACCATAAAGAAAGCTATAGATATTGATCCAGATAACCCTTACATAAAACTAACAGAAATAGAAGTCCTAGCAGAGATTGATAAGAGAAGAGTGACAAAAGTTTTAACAGAATATTTAGAGGAGACGGAGGAATATAGAGAAGTTATTTGTGAAGAAAGTAAGGAGAGAAAATTTAAGGAAAAAACTAGAGAACTTATAGAGAAAATATTAGTTAAGTTTTGCTAG
- a CDS encoding AIR synthase family protein, with translation MINLTSVNLVTRCKVSIIEVLYTFLRILLYLLAFLNFHSIATYGNDLIYLTFLKLHSFSHLMHLGKINEDLFNKVIYPHLGEKRTEVLVGPQHGVDTAAIDLQDGRVLVVKTDPVFIVPQFGFKKAAWFAVHILASDVMTSGIPPQYAVIDLNLPPKIKDDEFEEMWIGIHEALKEIEVMVVGGHTGVYEGTDYPMVGGFTMFGIGEKEKLGMPSKVRVGDSVIMTKGPAIEATGLLTNLYPEYFKQRLDKETFNEAYNMYWKMSCWKDGLIASRIGIHLMHDATEGGVFGALTEVARASGKGMNVYEDKLFINSAVREVTRLVNIDPWISISEGTMIIVTDKGKDVREALIKEGIEAEIIGEIVDQSGDVKLVKKDGSRVKIEHPLEDPFWRAFFDLASKT, from the coding sequence ATGATCAACTTAACTTCTGTTAACTTAGTTACCAGATGTAAAGTTAGTATAATAGAAGTATTATATACCTTTTTAAGGATATTATTGTATTTATTAGCATTTCTCAATTTTCATTCAATTGCTACTTATGGAAACGATTTGATTTACTTAACCTTTTTAAAGTTGCATTCATTTTCTCACCTAATGCATTTAGGAAAGATAAATGAGGATTTATTTAACAAGGTAATCTACCCTCACCTTGGGGAAAAGCGAACAGAAGTTCTAGTTGGTCCTCAGCATGGGGTCGATACTGCAGCAATAGATCTTCAAGATGGTAGAGTCTTAGTCGTAAAGACTGATCCAGTCTTCATAGTACCACAATTCGGATTCAAGAAGGCAGCGTGGTTTGCAGTACACATACTAGCTAGCGATGTAATGACCTCTGGTATTCCCCCTCAATATGCTGTAATAGATCTAAACTTACCTCCTAAAATTAAGGATGATGAATTTGAGGAGATGTGGATTGGCATTCACGAAGCATTAAAGGAGATTGAAGTAATGGTAGTTGGTGGTCATACGGGTGTTTATGAAGGTACTGATTATCCAATGGTTGGAGGATTCACGATGTTTGGAATAGGGGAGAAGGAAAAACTTGGAATGCCATCTAAGGTTAGAGTCGGAGATAGTGTAATAATGACAAAGGGCCCTGCGATAGAAGCCACTGGTCTCTTAACCAATCTTTACCCTGAGTATTTTAAACAAAGATTGGATAAGGAGACCTTCAATGAAGCTTATAATATGTATTGGAAAATGAGCTGTTGGAAAGATGGTTTAATAGCATCTAGAATTGGTATTCATCTTATGCATGACGCTACAGAGGGAGGAGTTTTTGGAGCTTTAACAGAGGTTGCAAGAGCAAGTGGTAAGGGTATGAATGTGTATGAGGATAAACTTTTCATTAATAGTGCTGTTAGAGAGGTAACTAGGTTAGTTAATATAGATCCATGGATATCCATAAGTGAGGGTACTATGATCATAGTTACTGATAAGGGAAAAGATGTGAGGGAAGCGTTGATAAAAGAAGGAATTGAGGCTGAAATAATTGGAGAAATAGTAGACCAAAGTGGAGATGTAAAGTTAGTTAAGAAAGATGGAAGTAGAGTAAAGATTGAACATCCATTAGAGGATCCCTTCTGGAGAGCGTTTTTCGATTTAGCTAGCAAAACTTAA
- a CDS encoding DoxX family protein yields the protein MDPTLASVGLLIFRILYGIALIPHGVIKANKNANSQFKGFIKQLGVPPIFVDLSMLVEILGGLLIMIGAISLIVSAVLILFFLGTIVVSHRMKKPLVTGMNPGVDLDILFLAGAIILLLLGPGEFALLAGPQI from the coding sequence ATGGATCCAACCCTAGCCTCAGTCGGTCTATTAATATTCAGAATACTATACGGAATCGCACTAATACCACACGGTGTAATTAAGGCTAATAAAAATGCTAATTCCCAATTTAAAGGATTCATAAAGCAGTTAGGAGTACCACCGATATTCGTAGATCTTTCAATGTTAGTTGAAATTTTAGGAGGACTTTTAATAATGATTGGAGCAATATCGCTAATAGTTTCAGCGGTATTAATTTTGTTCTTCCTAGGTACTATAGTAGTAAGCCATAGGATGAAAAAACCACTAGTTACTGGAATGAATCCTGGAGTAGATCTAGATATACTATTCCTAGCAGGGGCAATAATATTACTTCTATTAGGTCCAGGCGAGTTCGCCCTATTAGCTGGTCCACAAATTTAA